The genomic window TTATGCTGAACGGAGTTCGGCAGAGCTTCCATTTCTCCTCTTTTAGGCGTAATTTCTTTAAAGCCGATCAGGCTTTTGTTTTTTGAAAGGTCTTCCGTTGTCCCCAGCTGATCCTGGAAAGCTTTGTAAATCTTTTTATTTTCGATCTCGAAAACCATTTTATTAATGGCGTTCATCACGCTGTTTTTAAATCCGATATTCGTCGCCGGATCAAAATAAAGGTGAATGTCTTTTGCTTTCAAAGCCGTTTTTTTCACGGCTGACGAATCCGTTTCCAGCCCAAATGAGCTTACAATCGCCTGGACTTTAGAATCGATATTGGAATTGATGTCTTTCGTTAAATGCTCAGGAATGACGATGGCCATCTGGTAATCACCGGAGAATACGGCATTCTGCGCGGATTTTTCAGTAAAATCGGTCATCAGCTCAAAACTTTTGCTGCGTTCCAGTTCCTGTTTTATATTTTTTGAGACTTCAGATTGATCGTTATCTACAAAAATAACCGGGATTTTCGAGCCCTCCAGGTTTTTAAAGGTAGAATCCTGGATCAGGGTTATGGTAATGATCAGCAGCAGCGGCATCACGAAAATAATGACGATTCCCCCAATGTCTCTTTTCAGCAGAAGGATTTCCTTTAAAAAGCTTCTCCACAGTTTATACAACAACATCGCGTAATTCTTTTCCGGTTAATGAAATGAAAACATCCTCTAAATTTTCCGCATGGGAAACTTTACCGATTAATTCCTCAGGGGTTCCTACAGCGTGGATCTTTCCGTGATCGATAATTGCGATTTTGGTACAGAATTCTTCAGCTTCGGAAAGGTGATGGGAAGTGTAGATGATACAGGTCCCTTTTTTATTTAAATCCAGCAGGTAATCGATGATCGCTTTTTTGGACTGAACATCAACACCCACGGTCGGTTCATCAAGAAAGAGAACTTTTGGGTTGTGAAGCGTACCGGCAATCAGGTTGCATCTCCGCTTCATTCCTCCGGAGAACTGCTCTACTTTTTTATCGGCAAATTTAGAAAGGCCCATGATTTCCAGAGATTCTTCAATGGCAGCCTTTAATTTTTTATGGCTTAAACCGTACAGGCTCCCGAAGAACATCAGATTTTCCCTTGCCGTTAAAGTAGGGTATAAAGCATATTCCTGCGGAACGATTCCCATGATCTGTCTCAATTTGAAACCATTCTTCTGATGAGAAAGTCCGTCGATTGTAAACTGCCCCGAAGTGGGTTTGATCAATCCCGAAAGCATGGAAATCAATGTCGTTTTCCCGGCTCCGTTGGGTCCCAGGATTCCGTAGATTTCGTTCTTATCGATCACCAGAGAAATATCGTTTACAGAAAAGTCTTCTGCATTCTTGTATTTCTTGTACAGGTTTTTTATGGCTATGAAATGCTCCACCTTATATTGCTTTTTTCAGTTTTTTGTAAAAAGCTTCTTCCAGGTCGGCAATATGAAGCATCGTTTTTGAAAGTTGGTTGTAGATATCGCTTTTGGAATTCCTGTTTTTGTACACTCTTGCAATATCTACGGCAAAATCTCTCCAAAGGTCACCAATTGTAGTAATTTCTTTGGATAATTCGTTTAATTTTTCATTTTTGAGGATGACGGCTGCTTCCTGCAGGAATGCCCCGTAAATAAAACGGAATCCGCCGCCGCCGGTACCGATTTCTTCCTGCATCCGGATCAATTGCCCCAAGTAATGATTGGTGGTTTTCGTTCCTTTTTTTGCCGCCCATTTCGGGATGTTTTTAGCAACCCATCTCATGGCTTTTACTCCGATGATCGGAACAGGAGCCAGCATATTTTTGCAGGTATCGTTAATGCCTTTCTTAATAGCTTCTTCCAGGTTGACGTGTTCAGGAATATAAGTAGGGTAGTACATATGGCCTTTCGGAGGAAGTGCGCCTTTGGCATATCTTACTTTCTCCAGCTCGGCTTCGGTGAGGGTTGTTGTATAATCCATTACCGGATCGCTGATCAGGAATTTCCCATCCTCTTTACCGTATACTACCAGGTTGTGGGCATTGAAATGGAATTTATATTCTTCAGGAAAATACGTCAGGTTGAAAACACCTACCTGAAGTCCTGTCGGGATATTGTTTTCCAGATTTTTTTCCAGAGCTTTTTGGGCTTCCTCCGGATTGGAAAATTTCAGCCTTTTAATTTTAATTCCCAGTCTTTTTGCGGCTTTGCTGAAAATAGCGCCGGGCATTGGGCGATAGCTGAACCCGGGTGCAAAATTTACTTTTAAAAAAGGGAGGTATACAAAGAATAATCCGGATCCGATTCCGAAGATCATCGGTTCGCTGAGTTTCAACCCTTTGTTTAATAATAAATTGGAGGCAACACCGTTCTCGCAATGCGCAGTCTGATGGTGTTCAAAATTAAGTTTCATTCTTAGCTTGGTTTTACAGAACCTGCAAGGTTCTTTTTATTTTCCGTTGAAATTTTTCAGTTCATCCACTGAGATCCCGAAAGCATCGGCATATTTTTTCAGTACGGAATGATTTAGTGTTTTAAATATTTTGGGTTTGCCATGTCTCTTCACACGCCACTGCCACATACCGACATAGGCTGCCAGTACCTGCAGATCCATTTTATTCAGTTCCATGAAATAGACGATTGGGCTTACCGTATTATTTGCTACATTCTGCCTGGCTTCTTCTATTCTCTCATTAATTAAAGCTAACGATTCATCCAGAGCGGCTTTTTTGGCATCCCAGCCGATGCTGTTCGCCGTTGTATAATTGTTGTTCTCATCAGTCACATACAAAACTTCCGTCATGTTTGCTGATTGTAAGTTGCTTTCGTCCTGTGGAAGATCCTGCTTTTTCACTTAAAAAATTGTGTTAGATTATGGTTTAAATGAGTTCGCTAAGATAATAAAAATGCAGAACATAGTACGACCATGATTTGATGATGTACGGATGAAGATGCATAAAAAAAGTGAGACCTAAAAGCCTCACTTGTAATTTATCGCTGTACGGTCTTTACAGGCCTGCCGGTGCAGGCACAATATGCGGAATACATAACGACTGCAAAAAACGGTGCCGTTGCAACAATTCCGATTCCGCAGAGGATGATTCCGATCCACGAAAGGAGCATTCCTACAAATCCTGTGGCCAGCAATGTTCCGTAATTTTCCTTTGCCAGGTTTACGGATTTTTGAAGGGCTTCTCCGGCCGATGCATTTTCGAAAAGGAGCACCGGATAACCGAGCATCAGAAAAGGATAGACAAAGAAGAACGGGACAATGCAGAAAAACATAGCCAGCCCGGAGATGATCCCGGAAATCAGGGTGAAGATCACAATATTGATGAAATTTTGCCGGTACCCGATAAAGAGATCGGAAAACTGAGCCTGCTCTCTTCTCCGGTATTTGTCAACGATATAAAGTAGGCCTACGTATAAAGGAGAGGCCAGCAATCCAAACAGTCCGGATAAAGACAGATACAGGGAAAAACCCGGAATTGCAAAATAATTGAAGCTGTAATAATCAGTACCGTTATTTTTCATTTCGTCCACCATCTCTACGGAATCAAAACCGATCAGTCGCTGAATGATGTAGGAGCCTGTAATATAAATTAGCATGGCAATAATGCCGTATAAAGCAACTCCCTTATACATCGCAAGAGAATGATTGATAATAGAAGAGGTTTTCTTTTCGGGAACAAAGTCCGGTTTGTCGAAATCTGTAATCTGAGCCATATATTTTATTTTTGTGGTTGTGTTCCCATGATACATCAAATAAGGTGCTGATCTTATGCAGTGTGGTACGTGTAAGGTAACAAAAGCGCATGAAAAAAGCCGCTTCGTGAAAAGCGGCTTTCTGTATTTACTTATCTTATGGTTTTACTTCCTGAATAAAGAGGTTGATTTCCGAACGGATCAGCAGTTCATCCTCCAGAAAGGTTTCGCAGAAAATATGGCAGATGTTCTCAAACTGCGAAATCAGCGAAGCCTTGGAAATAATGGTATTTCCCACTTTCGGCAGGGAAAAGATTTCTATCTTTTTGATGTTGGTGATAAAGCCAATTACGTTGGTATCGGTTTCAGGATTCTCGAAGAAGCTTTGCCCTAAAATAGAGGAGCAGGTCTGCGCTGAGTTTTCAATCAGTCCGGCTTCTACAAACACCCCTTTATCGACAAAGATGTTGCCTTCTTTTATTTCAAAGGAAGTGATCACTTTTTCTTTGGTAAGTTCCAGGATATAATCCGTCATCAGCATAGGTTCGCGATGAGGCAGAAAATTGTGGATGTTGATGATGTTTTCTTCCTTGATTTCCATGTTGTTACATTATGACGGTTTTCATTTGGGACCTGGCAATTACCTCGTCGTTCAGCATTGTTACCACATCTACCAGTGTAACACCCATCATTTCGTTGATGATGGAAATTTCCGATTTCAGTTGGTCGCCTGCTTTTGGCAATGCCATGGCTTCAAATGTTTTGATAGCCCCGATATATCCTGTAGGTGCTTCTTTTCCCAGCAGGTAAAATTTATATCCCGTATGCAGGGCAACGCTTTGTGCCTGATGTTCTACCAATCCCGAAGCCTGAAAGATCCCGTTCTGGACGAACATATTTTCTTCTTTAATTTCAAAGCCTGAAACCAGATGGGAATCGGAATATTCTGCGATGCTGCTTACCATGACGAAAGGAAACCTTTGCGGGATCAGGCTTTCGACAAATTGCGGATCGGAGGTGGGCAGTCTGTTTTCCATTAGCAAACCGTTAATAAAGCACAAGAATAAGAGAACCTTCCGCTTTCAGGTACACAAAGCAATACTTTTTCGCCTTTTTTCAGTCTTCCGGAGTTCATGAGCTGTTCCAGAGCGATGAAGATCGATCCGGCGCCAATGTTACCGACTTCGGAAAGATTGTAAAACCATTTTTCCCAAGGGAAATCCAATCCTACTTTCGCAAATTCTTCTTTTAAGCCTTCTTTGAAGTAGCCTGAAGATACGTGGGCCAATACGTGGTCAACAGTATCCGGGTCCAAGTTGTGCTTATCGAAAGAAGTTCTTAAACTTTCCGCTCCTTTTACCAGAATATATTTATCTAAAATTTTGGTATCCTGCTTTAATGCGAATATAGACTGCTTCAGCCATTCATCAGACGGATAATCGGCCCATGATTTCAGGCTTCCGTCTTCCTGCTTTTCGGTCCCGGCATACATACAGGCTTCAATTTGGTGGGCATACGAATAGAAATCAATAAATTCTATTTTCAACGAAACCTCATCCTCTCTCGGTTGTCCTTCCAGAAGGAAAGCTCCGGCACCGTCGGAAAGCATCCATCTCAAAAATTCTCTTTTGAAGGCGATGATCGGCCTTTCTTCCAACAAGATCAGATTTTCCGCTTCGTGATTGAATTTATCCGCAGTCATCCATGCAGACATTCTCTCAGAACCTACACATACCGCATTTTTATGAACACCTGCTTTTACGGAAAGAAAACCGTAATTCAGGGCATTCATCCCGGAGTTGCAAAGTCCTGAAGCCGTGTTGATGGCTAAAGATTTATTAACGTCAAGCTCCCCGTGAACCATAGAGGCGTGGGAAGGCTGGATCTGGTCCGGAGAAGAAGTTCCTGCAGAAAGAAGCTCAATGTCATCCTTCGTGAATTTGTCATCAAAAAGACCTTTTACCGCATTCGCAGCAATCTGGGCATTGGTGTGGGTAGGATTTCCTTCTTTGTCCAGTGCGTAATATCTTGTCTTGATTTTGTTATTTCTCAGAATAAGAGATTTGGCTTTGGACGGAGCGTCGTTTATATAACCGAGATACGTTTCCATTTCATCATTAGAAACCGGTTCATTGGGTAGGTATGTAAATGCTTTTGTTATAAATACGTCGTTCATTCTATTTTATATTAATTCCTTGTAAATATTCTCTTTGTTTTTTTCTTTTAAACCAGAAGATTGGTGTAGTCAGTAAGTGTAAAACCAATACGATAGGCGAAATAATCCATATGGCGGCCATCAAATATACCTTAAAGAATTTAATGAGCAATGGTCGTTTCTCTTTTTTCTTTATGATAAGGTTCGACCATACGGTGAAAATTTTGTTTCCTACTTTTTCCACCCTCACCAGAAATGCACGGATTTCTACAGCGCCGTTTTTTACCAGATCGGGCTGTAAAGTATCAATGGTATTTTCAGAAAAATGCTTTTCGATGATTTTCCCGTATTTCCCCGCACCGGCGATTTCCTGGTCTGAAACTCCAGCTGCGGGCAGCATGCCAGATTTTTCTTTTTTCCCGGTGGTCATCCATCGGAGAATAGTGAGCACACTGGTGTAATTGTCGTGACGGTCTACCAGTGCGATGTTTCCTACCAGTTTTGCATTCAGATTCTTTAAATAAACTTTCAGTTTTTCCT from Chryseobacterium sp. SORGH_AS_0447 includes these protein-coding regions:
- a CDS encoding ABC transporter permease — encoded protein: MLLYKLWRSFLKEILLLKRDIGGIVIIFVMPLLLIITITLIQDSTFKNLEGSKIPVIFVDNDQSEVSKNIKQELERSKSFELMTDFTEKSAQNAVFSGDYQMAIVIPEHLTKDINSNIDSKVQAIVSSFGLETDSSAVKKTALKAKDIHLYFDPATNIGFKNSVMNAINKMVFEIENKKIYKAFQDQLGTTEDLSKNKSLIGFKEITPKRGEMEALPNSVQHNVPAWALFAIFFIVVPLSINLVKEKSQGTSVRARISPTPYFVHILGKTFTYLIICVIQFLLMVAVGIYLFPYMDLPQFDVTGKMLPMIIVTIFAGLAAIGFGVLLGTVADTQEQSAPFGATSVVVLAAIGGIWVPVFLMPEFMQTIAKFSPMNWGLNAYYDIILRNSGIGGIAKEITFLFLFYIAMVGISLFYERKQNAV
- a CDS encoding ABC transporter ATP-binding protein — translated: MEHFIAIKNLYKKYKNAEDFSVNDISLVIDKNEIYGILGPNGAGKTTLISMLSGLIKPTSGQFTIDGLSHQKNGFKLRQIMGIVPQEYALYPTLTARENLMFFGSLYGLSHKKLKAAIEESLEIMGLSKFADKKVEQFSGGMKRRCNLIAGTLHNPKVLFLDEPTVGVDVQSKKAIIDYLLDLNKKGTCIIYTSHHLSEAEEFCTKIAIIDHGKIHAVGTPEELIGKVSHAENLEDVFISLTGKELRDVVV
- a CDS encoding BtrH N-terminal domain-containing protein, with translation MKLNFEHHQTAHCENGVASNLLLNKGLKLSEPMIFGIGSGLFFVYLPFLKVNFAPGFSYRPMPGAIFSKAAKRLGIKIKRLKFSNPEEAQKALEKNLENNIPTGLQVGVFNLTYFPEEYKFHFNAHNLVVYGKEDGKFLISDPVMDYTTTLTEAELEKVRYAKGALPPKGHMYYPTYIPEHVNLEEAIKKGINDTCKNMLAPVPIIGVKAMRWVAKNIPKWAAKKGTKTTNHYLGQLIRMQEEIGTGGGGFRFIYGAFLQEAAVILKNEKLNELSKEITTIGDLWRDFAVDIARVYKNRNSKSDIYNQLSKTMLHIADLEEAFYKKLKKAI
- a CDS encoding beta-carotene 15,15'-monooxygenase, which encodes MAQITDFDKPDFVPEKKTSSIINHSLAMYKGVALYGIIAMLIYITGSYIIQRLIGFDSVEMVDEMKNNGTDYYSFNYFAIPGFSLYLSLSGLFGLLASPLYVGLLYIVDKYRRREQAQFSDLFIGYRQNFINIVIFTLISGIISGLAMFFCIVPFFFVYPFLMLGYPVLLFENASAGEALQKSVNLAKENYGTLLATGFVGMLLSWIGIILCGIGIVATAPFFAVVMYSAYCACTGRPVKTVQR
- a CDS encoding ABC transporter permease; this translates as MEIKEENIINIHNFLPHREPMLMTDYILELTKEKVITSFEIKEGNIFVDKGVFVEAGLIENSAQTCSSILGQSFFENPETDTNVIGFITNIKKIEIFSLPKVGNTIISKASLISQFENICHIFCETFLEDELLIRSEINLFIQEVKP
- a CDS encoding beta-ketoacyl-ACP synthase III, translating into MNDVFITKAFTYLPNEPVSNDEMETYLGYINDAPSKAKSLILRNNKIKTRYYALDKEGNPTHTNAQIAANAVKGLFDDKFTKDDIELLSAGTSSPDQIQPSHASMVHGELDVNKSLAINTASGLCNSGMNALNYGFLSVKAGVHKNAVCVGSERMSAWMTADKFNHEAENLILLEERPIIAFKREFLRWMLSDGAGAFLLEGQPREDEVSLKIEFIDFYSYAHQIEACMYAGTEKQEDGSLKSWADYPSDEWLKQSIFALKQDTKILDKYILVKGAESLRTSFDKHNLDPDTVDHVLAHVSSGYFKEGLKEEFAKVGLDFPWEKWFYNLSEVGNIGAGSIFIALEQLMNSGRLKKGEKVLLCVPESGRFSYSCALLTVC
- a CDS encoding dialkylrecorsinol condensing enzyme DarA, giving the protein MKKNILVIYYTQSGQLEDIVKNIARPFEDKGEEYEVTYYNIQLKKDFPFPWSGDVFFNTFPESYLQIPSEILPPPEEVLTKKFDLVLFGYQVWYLTPSIPIISFLKSGYAENILKDTPVVTISGTRNMWMYSQEKLKVYLKNLNAKLVGNIALVDRHDNYTSVLTILRWMTTGKKEKSGMLPAAGVSDQEIAGAGKYGKIIEKHFSENTIDTLQPDLVKNGAVEIRAFLVRVEKVGNKIFTVWSNLIIKKKEKRPLLIKFFKVYLMAAIWIISPIVLVLHLLTTPIFWFKRKKQREYLQGINIK